The proteins below come from a single Jaculus jaculus isolate mJacJac1 chromosome X, mJacJac1.mat.Y.cur, whole genome shotgun sequence genomic window:
- the LOC101609152 gene encoding 60S ribosomal protein L15-like, with protein sequence MDAYKYIQELWRKKQSDVMRFLLRVRFWQYCQLLTLHRVPRPTASRLGYKAKQGYVIYRIRVRCGGRKRPVPKGATYGKPVHHGVNQLKFARSLQSVAEERAGRHCGALRVLNSYWVGEDSTYKFFEVILIDPFHKAIRRNPDTQWITKPVHKHREMRGLTSAGRKSRGLGKGHKFHHTIGGSRRAAWRRRNTLQLHRYR encoded by the coding sequence ATGGATGCGTACAAGTACATCCAGGAGCTGTGGAGGAAGAAGCAGTCGGACGTGATGCGCTTCCTGCTGCGGGTCCGCTTCTGGCAGTACTGCCAGCTCTTGACGCTGCACCGGGTGCCGCGCCCCACGGCGAGCAGGCTGGGCTACAAGGCCAAGCAAGGTTATGTCATATACAGGATTCGTGTGCGCTGTGGTGGTCGCAAACGCCCAGTCCCTAAGGGTGCAACTTATGGCAAACCTGTACACCACGGTGTTAACCAGCTGAAGTTTGCCCGAAGTCTTCAGTCTGTCGCTGAGGAAAGAGCTGGACGCCACTGTGGAGCTCTGAGAGTCCTGAATTCTTACTGGGTTGGCGAGGATTCCACATACAAATTCTTTGAGGTTATCCTCATTGATCCATTCCATAAAGCTATCAGAAGAAATCCGGACACCCAGTGGATCACCAAGCCAGTccacaagcacagagagatgcGCGGGCTGACTTCTGCAGGCCGCAAGAGTCGTGGCCTTGGGAAGGGCCACAAGTTCCACCACACCATCGGTGGTTCTCGCCGTGCAGCTTGGAGAAGGCGCAATACCCTCCAGCTCCACCGCTACCGCTAA